In Desulfobulbus oralis, one DNA window encodes the following:
- the rpsR gene encoding 30S ribosomal protein S18: MAAPRKVFTRRRVCRFCTDKELVIDYKDIRSLKNLVTERGKIIPRRIYGTCARHQRQLNEAVKRARHLALLPYTGAVEP, from the coding sequence ATGGCAGCACCGAGAAAAGTTTTTACCCGTCGCCGGGTTTGCCGTTTTTGCACCGACAAGGAACTGGTCATTGACTACAAGGATATCCGCAGCCTGAAAAATCTGGTGACCGAGCGGGGCAAGATCATTCCCCGCCGCATCTACGGCACCTGCGCCAGGCACCAGCGCCAACTGAACGAGGCGGTCAAGCGGGCCCGTCATCTGGCCCTGCTGCCCTACACGGGTGCGGTCGAGCCCTAA
- the sat gene encoding sulfate adenylyltransferase: protein MSKLVAPHGGKGLVCALLEGSAREAELKKAKGLKQVEISPRAKGDLIMMGIGGFSPLTGFMGKADWKGVCEKFQMDDGTFWPVPITLDVSKADADAIKVGDEIALVREGETYATMKVEEKYEMTEADKKWECEQVFKGHGEDSADDKFWKVALEDHPGVKMVMAQKDVNLAGPVKVLSEGEYPKEYPGVYLRPAETRKMFDERGWANVAALQLRNPMHRSHEFLAKIAVEVCDGVLIHSLIGNLKKGDIPAKVRIQAIETLIDHYFVKENVYSAGYPLDMRYAGPREALLHATFRQNYGVNKMIIGRDHAGVGDFYGLFEAQEIFDRIPKTGKPGQDLLCEPLKIDWTFYCKKCDGMASMRTCPHTKEDRVILSGTKLRKMLSEGLEVPDHFGRDEVLVILRKYYEGLTEKVEIKMQHAASGDKMQ from the coding sequence ATGAGCAAGTTGGTTGCACCACACGGGGGAAAGGGTCTGGTTTGCGCATTGCTTGAGGGCAGCGCCCGCGAGGCCGAACTGAAGAAGGCCAAGGGTCTGAAGCAGGTGGAGATCAGCCCGCGCGCCAAGGGCGACCTGATCATGATGGGCATCGGCGGTTTTTCCCCGCTGACCGGCTTCATGGGCAAGGCCGACTGGAAGGGCGTTTGCGAAAAATTCCAGATGGACGACGGAACCTTCTGGCCGGTGCCCATTACACTGGATGTCTCCAAAGCCGACGCCGATGCCATCAAGGTCGGCGACGAGATCGCCCTGGTTCGCGAAGGCGAGACCTACGCCACCATGAAGGTCGAAGAGAAGTATGAAATGACCGAGGCCGACAAGAAATGGGAATGCGAGCAGGTCTTCAAGGGTCATGGTGAAGATTCCGCTGACGACAAGTTCTGGAAGGTTGCCCTGGAAGATCATCCTGGCGTCAAGATGGTCATGGCCCAGAAGGACGTCAATCTGGCCGGCCCGGTCAAGGTTTTGTCCGAAGGCGAGTACCCGAAAGAGTATCCGGGCGTGTATCTGCGGCCTGCCGAGACCCGCAAGATGTTCGACGAGCGCGGCTGGGCCAATGTCGCCGCCCTGCAGCTCCGCAACCCGATGCACCGTTCCCACGAGTTCCTGGCCAAGATTGCGGTGGAGGTCTGCGACGGCGTGCTGATTCACTCCCTGATCGGCAACCTGAAAAAAGGCGACATCCCGGCCAAAGTGCGCATCCAGGCCATTGAAACCCTGATCGATCACTATTTTGTCAAGGAAAACGTGTACAGCGCCGGCTATCCTCTGGACATGCGCTATGCCGGCCCGCGCGAGGCCCTGCTCCACGCCACCTTCCGTCAGAACTACGGCGTCAACAAGATGATCATCGGTCGTGACCATGCCGGAGTCGGCGACTTCTACGGCCTGTTCGAGGCGCAGGAAATCTTCGATCGCATTCCGAAAACCGGCAAGCCGGGTCAGGATCTGCTCTGCGAGCCGCTGAAGATCGACTGGACCTTCTACTGCAAGAAATGCGACGGCATGGCCTCCATGCGCACCTGCCCGCATACCAAGGAAGATCGGGTCATCCTGTCGGGCACCAAGCTGCGCAAGATGCTCTCCGAAGGTCTGGAAGTGCCGGATCACTTTGGCCGCGACGAAGTTCTGGTCATTCTGCGCAAGTACTATGAAGGCCTGACCGAGAAGGTCGAGATCAAGATGCAGCATGCCGCTTCCGGCGACAAGATGCAGTAA
- a CDS encoding bifunctional nucleoside/nucleotide kinase/histidine phosphatase family protein, whose amino-acid sequence MKAKLVIAMVGLPARGKSTMARKLGRTLEQDGVRVQVFNNGKLRRQMASGASCSTADFFSPANSFGLQMREEIARQNIEAAQAFLAGEGQVAILDATNITRERRAGIMAAFAPVPLCFVECLNADEEALAANLERKAALPEFQDLPREKALENFGQRIAYYEQIYEPLSDEPNRILVDSFDSCILQEQISEVLPYYDRIRDIITTRVVRNLFLVRHGETVYNTENRIGGDSSLTPRGEEQAEALAEHFATVRIPIIFTSNHRRTLQTARPIAARQEPCSIIALPELNEIHAGVCEGLTYEEARQKMPEVARGRAADKYRYVYPGGEGYATMAERVVRGLKKVFYLGNYDENIMIVGHRAVNRMILSRFLSRQEEEIPYIYIPQDRYYHIRIDPYKRSFELVPYRSAPASWVGW is encoded by the coding sequence ATGAAGGCAAAACTGGTGATCGCCATGGTGGGTCTGCCGGCCCGCGGAAAATCCACCATGGCCCGTAAACTGGGCCGCACCCTGGAGCAGGATGGGGTCAGGGTGCAGGTGTTCAACAACGGCAAGCTGCGCCGTCAGATGGCATCCGGGGCGAGCTGCAGCACGGCCGATTTTTTCTCGCCGGCCAACAGTTTCGGCCTGCAGATGCGGGAAGAGATCGCACGCCAAAACATCGAGGCGGCCCAGGCCTTTCTGGCCGGCGAGGGCCAGGTGGCCATCCTCGATGCCACGAATATCACCAGGGAGCGCCGGGCCGGCATCATGGCCGCCTTTGCCCCTGTTCCCCTGTGCTTTGTCGAATGCCTGAACGCCGACGAAGAGGCCCTGGCCGCCAATCTGGAACGCAAGGCCGCGCTGCCCGAGTTTCAGGATCTGCCCCGGGAGAAGGCGCTCGAAAACTTTGGCCAGCGTATTGCCTACTACGAGCAGATCTACGAACCGCTGTCCGACGAACCCAACCGTATTCTGGTCGATTCCTTTGATTCGTGCATCCTGCAGGAGCAGATCAGCGAGGTTTTGCCCTATTACGACCGTATCCGCGACATCATCACCACCCGGGTGGTGCGCAACCTCTTTCTGGTGCGCCATGGCGAGACCGTGTACAATACCGAAAACCGCATCGGCGGCGACTCCAGCCTGACACCCAGGGGCGAAGAACAGGCCGAAGCCCTGGCCGAGCACTTTGCCACCGTGCGGATTCCCATCATCTTTACCAGCAACCACCGCCGTACCCTGCAAACCGCCCGGCCCATCGCTGCCCGGCAGGAGCCCTGTTCCATCATCGCCCTGCCCGAGCTCAACGAGATCCATGCCGGGGTCTGCGAAGGGCTGACCTATGAGGAGGCGCGCCAGAAAATGCCGGAAGTGGCGAGGGGACGTGCCGCCGACAAGTACCGCTACGTGTATCCCGGCGGCGAGGGCTATGCCACCATGGCCGAGCGGGTCGTGCGGGGCCTGAAAAAGGTTTTTTATCTGGGCAACTATGACGAAAACATCATGATCGTGGGCCACAGGGCCGTGAACCGCATGATCCTCTCCCGTTTCCTGTCACGGCAGGAAGAGGAAATTCCCTATATCTACATTCCCCAGGATCGCTACTACCACATTCGCATAGACCCGTACAAACGCAGCTTCGAGCTGGTGCCCTACAGGAGCGCGCCGGCTTCCTGGGTGGGGTGGTGA
- the dnaB gene encoding replicative DNA helicase, translating to MPAFEDVAPRPDPRMLPPQSLEAEQAVLGTILLQPDAILQVVEILKAEDFYREAHRIIFAAMLGLFERREPQDLISVASFLTDQHKLENAGGTAYLASLTNVIPFTGTLTHHARLIRQKSVLRQLIRTSTELAARCYDAPGDIDALIDDAERTIFEIAHAKSDQAFQVVGEIVPAAFDRISERAKLGGGITGTATGYADLDRMTAGLQPADMIVLAARPSMGKTALAMNIVQNVALLKKAPVAVFSLEMSAQALAMRMLCSVGKVDAQRLRTGNLQDSDWPRLQRATAQLSEAPIYIDDTSGLTALEMRAKSRRLKSEHELGLIVVDYLQLMQGRGGSESRVQEISEISRSLKAMAKELDVPVLALSQLNRSLEHRDDRRPQLSDLRESGAIEQDADLILFIYRDEVYNKSETNKNRGIAEIIIGKQRNGPTGTVKLSFLGQYASFEPFTPRADEPPGPPPDAMPDPGWAPDMMP from the coding sequence ATGCCTGCCTTTGAAGATGTGGCTCCCCGCCCCGATCCCCGCATGCTCCCCCCCCAGAGTCTGGAGGCCGAACAGGCGGTGCTGGGCACCATCCTGCTCCAGCCCGACGCTATCCTGCAGGTGGTGGAAATTCTCAAGGCCGAGGATTTCTACCGTGAGGCCCACCGGATCATCTTCGCCGCCATGCTTGGCCTGTTCGAACGGCGCGAACCCCAGGATCTGATCAGCGTCGCCTCGTTCCTGACCGATCAGCACAAGCTGGAAAACGCCGGCGGAACCGCCTATCTGGCCTCGCTGACCAATGTCATTCCCTTCACCGGCACGCTGACGCACCACGCCCGTCTGATCCGGCAAAAATCCGTACTGCGCCAGCTCATCCGCACCAGTACGGAGCTGGCTGCCCGTTGCTACGACGCGCCGGGCGACATTGACGCGCTCATCGACGACGCCGAGCGTACGATCTTCGAGATCGCCCACGCCAAGAGCGACCAGGCCTTCCAGGTCGTGGGTGAGATTGTGCCGGCCGCCTTCGACCGCATCAGCGAAAGGGCAAAACTGGGCGGCGGCATCACCGGCACAGCCACCGGCTATGCCGATCTGGACCGCATGACCGCGGGCCTGCAGCCGGCCGACATGATCGTGCTCGCGGCCCGGCCTTCCATGGGCAAAACGGCGCTGGCCATGAACATCGTGCAGAACGTGGCCCTGCTGAAAAAGGCGCCGGTTGCGGTCTTCAGTCTGGAAATGTCCGCCCAGGCGCTGGCCATGCGCATGCTCTGCTCGGTGGGCAAAGTCGACGCCCAGCGTCTGCGCACCGGCAATCTGCAGGACAGCGACTGGCCCCGTTTGCAGCGGGCCACGGCCCAGCTCTCCGAAGCGCCGATCTATATCGATGACACTTCCGGGCTGACCGCGCTCGAAATGCGGGCCAAGTCCAGGCGGCTGAAGTCCGAACACGAGCTGGGCCTGATCGTGGTGGACTATCTGCAACTGATGCAGGGCCGGGGCGGCAGCGAAAGCCGGGTGCAGGAAATTTCGGAAATTTCCCGTTCCCTCAAGGCCATGGCCAAGGAGCTGGACGTGCCGGTGCTGGCGCTCTCCCAGCTCAACCGCAGCCTGGAACACCGGGACGACCGCAGGCCCCAGCTCTCCGACCTGCGCGAATCCGGCGCCATCGAACAGGACGCGGACCTCATTCTGTTCATCTACCGGGATGAAGTGTACAACAAGTCCGAGACCAACAAGAACAGAGGCATTGCCGAAATCATCATCGGCAAGCAGCGCAATGGCCCCACCGGCACGGTGAAGCTGTCTTTTCTGGGGCAGTACGCCTCCTTTGAACCCTTCACCCCGCGGGCCGACGAACCACCCGGGCCACCACCGGATGCCATGCCCGACCCCGGCTGGGCGCCGGATATGATGCCCTGA
- the rpsF gene encoding 30S ribosomal protein S6 — protein MRHYETTCVLRPNLGEAGFTEVIERCTGTVTGTFGGAVIALERIGLRKLAYMIKKESQGYYFYLNYAAPAEAVAEVERVFRIDDGVLRYLTVKLADSIDEAGMEAERQRLEKARAARIARDAAEAEEEAQSRGRRRDESGSADRRMADTQDDDGDDAAQAAVAAE, from the coding sequence ATGCGTCACTACGAGACGACCTGTGTTCTGCGCCCGAATCTGGGCGAAGCCGGCTTTACCGAAGTCATTGAACGCTGCACCGGCACTGTGACCGGTACCTTTGGCGGCGCGGTGATTGCGCTGGAGCGCATCGGCCTGCGCAAGCTGGCCTATATGATCAAAAAAGAAAGCCAGGGCTACTATTTTTATCTCAACTACGCCGCGCCAGCCGAGGCCGTGGCGGAGGTTGAGCGTGTTTTCCGCATTGACGACGGGGTGCTCCGCTATCTCACCGTCAAACTGGCCGACAGTATCGACGAGGCCGGCATGGAGGCGGAACGGCAGCGACTGGAAAAGGCTCGTGCCGCCCGCATTGCCCGCGATGCCGCAGAGGCCGAGGAAGAGGCCCAGAGCCGGGGGCGCCGCCGCGATGAATCGGGCAGCGCTGACAGGCGGATGGCCGACACTCAGGACGACGACGGTGACGATGCCGCCCAGGCAGCCGTAGCAGCGGAATAA
- a CDS encoding MazG nucleotide pyrophosphohydrolase domain-containing protein, whose product MQGDTESLSALMALIDRLRGEGGCPWDQRQTARSMSRYLLDECQELVAAIESGDPAAVREESGDLLFTLAFIVRLYEQQNAFTWQEVCAELHAKMVRRHPHVFGHATARTEEELQRQWAEIKAAEKRGQAGGS is encoded by the coding sequence ATGCAAGGGGATACGGAAAGCCTCAGCGCCCTGATGGCGCTGATCGACCGGCTCCGGGGCGAGGGCGGCTGCCCCTGGGACCAGCGGCAGACGGCCCGAAGCATGAGCAGATACCTGCTGGATGAATGCCAGGAACTGGTCGCTGCCATTGAATCGGGCGACCCGGCCGCGGTTCGGGAAGAAAGCGGTGATTTGCTCTTCACGCTGGCCTTTATCGTGCGCCTCTATGAACAGCAGAATGCCTTCACCTGGCAGGAGGTCTGCGCGGAGCTGCACGCCAAGATGGTCAGGAGACACCCGCATGTCTTTGGCCATGCCACCGCCAGAACCGAAGAGGAACTGCAGCGGCAGTGGGCCGAGATCAAGGCTGCCGAAAAGCGGGGGCAGGCAGGAGGCAGTTGA
- the aroB gene encoding 3-dehydroquinate synthase: MEETLTVGLQERAYPIHIGSGILPRLGAYLRARLQSLRYAVISDDQVAALYGGKVLAALQAAGLSGELFTFPAGEAGKRLATIEALAGHMLQKGFDRSHAILALGGGVSGDMAGFLAAIYMRGIPFVQVPTSLLAQVDSSVGGKTGVDIALGKNILGAFYQPRLVLIDTELLQTLPHDELLAGLGEVIKYGVSLDAGFFHYLAERREQILALDAGCLRHVIRLCCTLKAGVVAADERESGLRRVLNFGHTIGHAVEAASGFTLLHGFAVAIGMVAVADLAVRTGFAQPALREEIAGLLSAYGLPTAIPKTIAAERIAAFVQADKKMAGQRLFWVMPSALGKVTVTDQVDARAFLQILGLRRHPDGPSQRMRSRTQEAT, encoded by the coding sequence ATGGAAGAGACGCTTACCGTGGGCCTTCAGGAGAGGGCCTATCCCATTCATATTGGCAGCGGCATTCTGCCCAGGCTGGGGGCCTACCTGCGCGCCCGGCTCCAGTCCCTGCGCTATGCTGTCATCAGCGACGATCAGGTGGCAGCCCTCTACGGCGGGAAAGTGCTGGCCGCCTTGCAGGCGGCCGGGCTCTCCGGCGAGCTCTTCACCTTTCCGGCGGGCGAGGCCGGCAAGCGCCTTGCGACCATAGAAGCGCTGGCCGGCCATATGCTCCAGAAAGGCTTTGACCGCAGCCACGCCATCCTGGCCCTGGGCGGTGGCGTGAGCGGCGATATGGCCGGTTTTCTGGCCGCCATCTACATGCGCGGCATCCCCTTTGTGCAGGTGCCAACCTCACTGCTGGCCCAGGTGGACAGTTCGGTGGGCGGCAAGACCGGGGTGGATATCGCCCTGGGCAAGAACATCCTGGGCGCCTTTTACCAGCCCCGCCTGGTGCTGATCGACACGGAGCTGCTGCAGACCCTGCCCCACGATGAGCTGCTGGCCGGTCTGGGGGAAGTCATCAAGTACGGCGTCAGCCTGGATGCCGGTTTTTTTCACTACCTGGCAGAGCGGCGCGAACAGATCCTGGCGCTGGACGCAGGCTGCCTGAGGCATGTGATCAGGCTCTGTTGCACGCTGAAGGCAGGGGTCGTGGCGGCGGACGAGCGGGAAAGCGGCCTCCGGCGGGTACTCAACTTCGGCCACACCATTGGTCATGCGGTGGAGGCGGCCTCGGGCTTTACCCTGCTGCACGGCTTTGCCGTGGCCATCGGCATGGTGGCGGTTGCCGACCTGGCAGTCCGCACGGGCTTTGCCCAGCCGGCGCTCCGCGAGGAAATCGCCGGCCTGCTGAGCGCCTACGGCCTGCCCACGGCCATCCCCAAAACGATTGCGGCGGAACGCATTGCCGCTTTTGTGCAGGCAGATAAAAAAATGGCCGGCCAGCGGCTTTTCTGGGTGATGCCGAGCGCACTGGGCAAGGTGACGGTGACGGATCAGGTCGATGCCAGGGCGTTTCTGCAGATTCTGGGCCTCCGGCGGCATCCCGATGGGCCATCTCAGCGCATGCGCTCCCGTACGCAGGAGGCAACATGA
- the rplI gene encoding 50S ribosomal protein L9, with protein sequence MEIILKETIDTLGREGEIVKVKPGYARNYLFPTGKAVPVTKASLARLEQEKQAIAARLAAQQAEARTLAEKLDGQLVVIPRRAGDENRLFGSVTTADIAEALGTAGLSLDRKVIVLAEPIKVLGEYRVQVRTGYQTTAQLVVQVVPEEAATPEEN encoded by the coding sequence ATGGAAATCATACTGAAAGAAACCATCGATACGCTGGGCCGGGAAGGCGAAATCGTCAAAGTCAAGCCCGGCTATGCCAGAAACTACCTGTTCCCGACCGGCAAGGCCGTACCTGTCACCAAGGCCTCTCTGGCCCGGCTGGAGCAGGAAAAGCAGGCCATTGCCGCGCGTCTGGCCGCCCAGCAGGCCGAGGCCAGAACTCTGGCCGAAAAACTGGACGGTCAGCTTGTGGTGATCCCGCGCCGCGCCGGCGACGAGAACCGGCTGTTCGGCTCTGTGACCACCGCAGACATTGCCGAGGCGCTGGGCACTGCGGGGCTGAGCCTCGATCGCAAGGTCATCGTGCTCGCCGAGCCCATCAAGGTGCTGGGAGAATACCGCGTGCAGGTCAGAACCGGCTACCAGACCACGGCCCAGCTTGTGGTACAGGTTGTGCCCGAAGAGGCGGCCACGCCGGAAGAGAACTGA